GGGGGACTGGGGAAAACAGTTTGGTCTCTTAATCGTGGCCTACAAGCTATGGGGCGATAAGGCTGCTGTCGAAGCCAATCCGATTTCAGAATTGCTCAAACTCTATGTCCGTATCAATGCTGAAGCTGATGAAAATCCTGAACTAGACGAAGAAGGACGGAAGTGGTTTAAAAAATTAGAAGACGGAGATGCAGAAGCTCTTGAACTCTGGCAATGGTTCCGTGATGAAAGTCTAGTTGAGTTTAACCGTATCTATGACAAGCTCAATATTACCTTTGATTATATTCAAGGTGAGGCATTCTACAACGATAAGATGGACAAGGGAATTGACATTCTCAAAGAGAAAAACCTCCTGCAAGAATCAAAAGGTGCCATGATTGTTGATTTGGAAAACTATAATCTCCCACCAGCCCTGATTATGAAATCAGACGGCGCAACCCTCTACATCACTCGTGATATTGCAACAGCCCTTTACCGCAAAGAACAGTACAACTTCGTCAAAAATATTTACGTCGTGGGGCAAGAACAAGCCAACCACTTCAAGCAGTTAAAAGCTGTTCTCAAAGAAATGGGACTTGACTGGAGTGATGATATGCTTCACATCGCCTTTGGTTTGGTGACAAGAGACAAGAAAAAACTGTCTACTCGTAAGGGAAATATCATCCTCTTAGAACCAACTCTTGATGAAGCCGTTTCTCGTGCCCTTTGTCAAATCGAAGCGAAAAATCCTGATTTGGAAGACAAGGAAGCTGTCGCAGAAGCTGTTGGTGTAGGAGCTGTCAAATTCTTCGACCTCAAAACAGACCGCGAAAATGGTTATGACTTTGATTTGGAAGCAATGGTATCCTTTGAAGGGGAAACTGGTCCTTACGTCCAATATGCCTACGCACGGATTCAATCCATTCTCCGCAAAGGTAACTTCACACCTACAAACGATAACCATTACCAATTGACTGATGCAGAAAGCTGGGAGATTATCAAACATCTCCAAAACTTCGCCAACGTCATCGAAAAAGCTGCTGACAAGTACGACCCATCCTTGATTGCCAAATATGCTATCAACCTTGCCCAAGCCTTTAACAAATACTACGCACACACTCGCATTCTTGATGAAAGTCCAGAACGCGACAGCCGCCTAGCTTTGGCTTACGCAACAGGTGTTGTCTTAAAAGAAGCTCTTCGTCTCCTTGGTGTTGAAGCTCCTGAAAAAATGTAAAGAACAAACTCCTTGGAAATCCAAGGAGTTTTATTCACTTTAAATATCTGTTGCTGTCTGTTCCATTGACGGTTTTTCTTTTGGTTTACGAAGTAGGAAGAAGACCGTCA
Above is a window of Streptococcus sp. zg-86 DNA encoding:
- the argS gene encoding arginine--tRNA ligase, which translates into the protein MNQKMLVAEKLATTISSLDLEAIYALLEKPKSSEMGDIAFPAFSLAKVERKAPQAIAADIAEKLDTEGFEKIVATGPYVNFFLDKAVISHATLTQVIEEKEKYGQQKRGEGQNITIDMSSPNIAKPFSVGHLRSTVIGDALANIYEKMGYKALRINHLGDWGKQFGLLIVAYKLWGDKAAVEANPISELLKLYVRINAEADENPELDEEGRKWFKKLEDGDAEALELWQWFRDESLVEFNRIYDKLNITFDYIQGEAFYNDKMDKGIDILKEKNLLQESKGAMIVDLENYNLPPALIMKSDGATLYITRDIATALYRKEQYNFVKNIYVVGQEQANHFKQLKAVLKEMGLDWSDDMLHIAFGLVTRDKKKLSTRKGNIILLEPTLDEAVSRALCQIEAKNPDLEDKEAVAEAVGVGAVKFFDLKTDRENGYDFDLEAMVSFEGETGPYVQYAYARIQSILRKGNFTPTNDNHYQLTDAESWEIIKHLQNFANVIEKAADKYDPSLIAKYAINLAQAFNKYYAHTRILDESPERDSRLALAYATGVVLKEALRLLGVEAPEKM